One window of Medicago truncatula cultivar Jemalong A17 chromosome 2, MtrunA17r5.0-ANR, whole genome shotgun sequence genomic DNA carries:
- the LOC25487390 gene encoding uncharacterized protein → MQDTQHQQQQQTKESTQQLPPKMSFSGQNKNEGYMSMSQRFRPACTCLNRPGSVRCARHGYVVPGERLKKRLASKEILRRALTPPPKRLGLRWLNFKPTPSRLSIMSMAS, encoded by the coding sequence atgcaagacacccaacatcaacaacagcaacaaacaaaagaaagtaCACAACAACTTCCACCAAAGATGTCTTTTTCCGGACAAAACAAGAACGAGGGTTACATGTCTATGTCTCAACGGTTCAGACCGGCTTGCACGTGTTTGAACCGACCCGGTTCGGTTCGGTGTGCACGTCATGGGTATGTAGTACCAGGAGAAAGGTTGAAGAAGCGTTTGGCGAGTAAAGAGATATTGAGAAGAGCTTTAACACCACCACCAAAACGTTTAGGACTTAGATGGTTGAATTTCAAACCAACACCTAGTAGACTCTCTATCATGTCTATGGCTTCatga
- the LOC25487391 gene encoding uncharacterized protein translates to MASVHSTVPHHTFLPSISKPKSKSKSISKPQNFPASRFSTNPNFTKRAVVATKVSTEEFDVIAVQSNDITDQQEGLIVSRVEMEGGDGELGTTMTTQVNGFGANEGLLSLEGFPSSSGLVGNENEENVEKLLDRSINASIVLVAGTFALTKLLTIDSDYWHGWTIYEIVRYAPLHNWLAYEEALKTNPVFAKMVISGVVYSVGDWIAQCFEGKPLFEFDRARMFRSGLVGFALHGSLSHYYYQFCEELFPYKGWWVVPVKVAFDQTAWSAVWNSIYYTVVGILRFDSPINIFNELKATFFPMLTAGWKLWPFAHLITYGVIPVEQRLLWVDMIELIWVTILSTYSNEKSEARSSSESIEAKSATSEE, encoded by the exons ATGGCTTCCGTTCACAGCACAGTACCTCACCACACTTTCCTCCCTTCAATTtccaaaccaaaatcaaaatcaaaatccatttCCAAGCCACAAAACTTTCCAGCATCAAGATTCTCCACTAATCCAAATTTCACAAAACGTGCAGTTGTAGCGACGAAAGTATCGACGGAGGAGTTCGACGTAATTGCAGTACAAAGCAACGATATTACAGACCAACAAGAAGGTTTGATAGTGAGCCGTGTGGAAATGGAAGGTGGAGATGGTGAATTAGGGACGACGATGACGACGCAAGTGAATGGATTTGGAGCGAATGAAGGTTTGTTATCGTTGGAAGGTTTTCCGAGTTCATCGGGTTTGGTTGGGAATGAGAATGAAGAGAATGTGGAGAAGCTTCTAGATAGAAGTATTAATGCTAGTATTGTTCTTGTTGCTGGTACTTTTGCTCTTACGAAGCTTCTTACTATTGATAGTGATTATTGGCAT GGATGGACAATCTATGAGATAGTAAGATATGCACCTCTACACAACTGGTTAGCTTATGAGGAAGCTCTTAAGACAAATCCGGTTTTTGCCAAGATGGTGATTAGTGGGGTTGTTTATTCTGTAGGAGACTGGATCGCTCAG TGCTTTGAAGGAAAGCCTCTTTTCGAGTTTGATCGTGCACGGATGTTCAGATCCGGGCTTGTTGGTTTTGCTCTGCATGGCTCTCTTTCTCATTACTATTATCAGTTTTGTGAG GAGCTATTTCCTTACAAAGGATGGTGGGTAGTTCCTGTCAAAGTTGCCTTCGATCAAACTGCATGGTCAGCAGTTTGGAACAGCATTTATTATACGGTCGTGGGGATCCTGCGTTTTGATTCTCCAATCAatattttcaatgaattgaaggcTACATTTTTCCCCATGTTGACT GCAGGATGGAAGTTGTGGCCATTTGCTCATCTAATAACTTATGGCGTAATACCAGTTGAGCAACGACTTCTTTGGGTGGATATGATAGAGCTTATTTGGGTGACCATACTTTCAAC atattcaaatgaaaaatcagAAGCAAGAAGCTCTTCAGAGTCTATAGAAGCGAAATCCGCTACATCTGAG GAGTGA
- the LOC25487392 gene encoding trafficking protein particle complex II-specific subunit 130 homolog, producing the protein MANFLAQFQTIKNSSDRLVISVEDVSDLWPTVKPAFEARLPFKRASLNNKTRNPVLVDKLPAEFILTTDSRLRSRFPQEQLLFWFREPYATVVLVTCEDLDEFKSILKPRLKLIVQNDEREWFIVFVSKAHPANDQANKMAKKVYAKLEVEFSSRKRERCCKYDMHFPEAHFWEDLESKIMECIRNTLDRRVQFYEDEIRKLSEQRLMPVWNFCNFFILKESLAFMFEMAHLHEDALREYDELELCYLETVNMTGKQRNFGGADHGDDQAAIINPGNKALTQIVQEDSFREFEFRQYLFACQSKLLFKLNRPIEVASRGYSFILSFSKSLALHERILPFCMREVWVITACMALIEATTSNYSDGLVAPDVEKEFFCLLGDLYSLARVKFMRLAYLIGYGTDIERSPVNSASLSLLPWPKPAVWPSVPADASAEVLEKEKLILQTTPRIKHFGIQRKPLPLEPTVLLREANRRRASLSAGNALEMFDSRQGPMEGSGFDASPKMSPQKVLSGSMPRTNSSPGNFDSSISRPMRLAEIYIAAEHALKQTISNLEMLKSLSSSEEFEKKYLELTKGAADNYHNSWWKRHGVVLDGEIAAVAFKHGHFDQAAKSYEKVCALYSGEGWQELLAEVLPILAECQKILNDQAGYLLSCVRLLSLEDGLFLTKERQAFQAEVVRLAHSEMKDPVPLDVSSLITFSGNPGPPLELCDKDPGILSVTVCSGFPDDITLDSISLTLMATSNADEGAKALKSSTAIVLHPGRNTITLDLPSQKPGSYVLGVLTGQIGQLRFRSHGFSKVGPTESDDVMSYEKPAKPILKVSKPRALVDLDAAVSSALLINEHQWVGILVRPLNYSLKAAVLHIDTGPGLEIEETHIIEMESYAGVSENDDVEVQKDGAQIDSLNSEKKFERSNLNDGKIVFPNWASDTPSILWVLIRAISDTLNRGSSSVTTRRESIVDGMRTIALKLEFGAFHNQIFERTLAVHFTHPFYVRTRVTDKCNDGTLLLQVILHSEVKAVLTIYDAWIDLQDGFVHSGQTEGRPKSSFFPLIISPTSKAGILFSIFLDKTNAEEAMKQPESILNIKYGISGDRTIGAHPPFINESTGVDGARQELIFKSVIVLQRPVLDPCLAVGFLPLPSDGLRVGQLVKMQWRVERLKDLNEREISEQNDEVLYEVNANSGNWMIAGRKRGHVSLSKNQGARIIITVLCMPLVAGYVRPPLLGLPEIEEANIRCKPSGPHLVCVLPPTLSSSYCVPVNS; encoded by the exons ATGGCTAACTTCCTCGCTCAGTTCCAAACCATTAAAAACTCTTCCGATCGCCTCGTCATTTCAG TGGAGGACGTGAGTGACTTGTGGCCGACTGTAAAACCTGCTTTTGAAGCGCGGTTGCCGTTTAAAAGGGCGAGTTTGAATAACAAGACGAGGAACCCTGTTTTGGTTGACAAGTTGCCGGCAGAGTTCATATTAACTACAGATTCAAGGCTCCGTAGTCGGTTTCCTCAGGAGCAGTTGTTGTTCTGGTTTCGAGAGCCGTATGCAACTGTTGTGCTTGTTACCTGTGAG GATCTTGATGAGTTTAAAAGCATCCTTAAACCACGCCTGAAATTAATTGTCCAGAATGATGAAAGGGAATGGTTTATTGTATTTGTATCTAAAGCTCATCCAGCTAATGATCAGGCAAACAAAATGGCAAAGAAAGTATATGCTAAACTTGAAGTTGAGTTTAGCTCCAGAAAAAGAGAAAG ATGCTGCAAATATGATATGCATTTCCCTGAAGCACATTTTTGGGAAGATCTGGAATCAAAGATAATGGAATGCATCAGAAATACACTGGATAGGCGTGTACAATTTTATGAAGATGAGATACGGAAGCTCAGTGAACAGCGCCTCATGCCAGTCTGGAACTTCTGTAATTTTTTCATTCTGAAG GAAAGTTTGGCTTTTATGTTTGAAATGGCCCACCTTCATGAAGATGCCTTGCGGGAATATGATGAACTAGAACTTTGCTATCTTGAAACAG TTAACATGACTGGAAAGCAAAGAAACTTTGGCGGGGCAGACCATGGTGATGATCAGGCAGCAATTATTAATCCAGGAAACAAAGCATTGACGCAGATCGTCCAAGAGGATTCATTTAGGGAGTTTGAATTCAGACAGTATCTGTTCGCCTGTCAATCAAAG CTCTTATTCAAGCTAAATCGACCTATTGAGGTAGCTTCAAGAGGCTATTCATTCATattaagcttctcaaaatcgtTGGCATTGCATgag CGTATTCTGCCTTTTTGTATGCGTGAAGTCTGGGTGATCACTGCTTGCATGGCTTTAATTGAAGCAACCACTTCCAACTATAGTGATGGACTTGTGGCACCTGACGTAGAGAAGGAGTTCTTTTGTCTTCTTGGTGACCTATATTCTCTAGCCAGAGTCAAG TTCATGAGGCTAGCATATTTAATTGGGTATGGAACTGATATAGAAAGAAGTCCTGTCAACAG TGCTTCCCTCAGCTTGTTACCTTGGCCTAAGCCAGCTGTTTGGCCTTCAGTTCCTGCTGATGCATCAGCAGAGGTGCTTGAGAAAGAAAag TTGATTCTTCAAACAACTCCTAGAATCAAGCACTTCGGTATCCAGAGAAAGCCCCTGCCTCTTGAACCTACTGTGCTTCTACGAGAGGCCAACAGGCGGAGGGCATCACTTTCCGCCGGAAATGCGTTGGAAATGTTCGACAGTCGCCAGGGTCCAATGGAAGG ATCAGGTTTTGATGCATCCCCCAAGATGTCACCACAAAAAGTACTTTCTGGTTCCATGCCACGCACTAATTCTTCTCCGGGAAACTTTGATAGCTCAATTAGCCGACCAATGAGGCTTGCTGAGATTTATATTGCTGCCGAACATGCTTTGAAGCAAACAATTTCTAATCTTGAGATGTTAAAATCATTATCTTCGTCCGAAGAGTTTGAG aaaaaatatttagagcTAACTAAAGGTGCTGCTGACAATTACCACAATTCCTGGTGGAAAAGACATGGAGTTGTCCTTGATGGTGAGATAGCTGCTGTTGCCTTTAAACATGGACATTTTGACCAAGCTGCAAAGTCATATGAGAAGGTTTGTGCGTTGTATTCTGGGGAAGGATGGCAGGAGTTGTTGGCTGAGGTCCTCCCCATTCTAGCAGAGTGTCAGAAGATTCTTAATGATCAAGCTGGCTACTTGCTATCCTGTGTGCGGTTACTTTCTCTTGAAGATGGATTATTTTTGACGAAGGAGCGTCAAGCTTTTCAGGCAGAAGTGGTTCGTCTTGCTCATAGTGAAATGAAGGACCCTGTACCTCTTGATGTATCATCATTAATTACATTTTCTGGGAATCCCGGGCCTCCATTGGAGCTGTGCGATAAGGATCCTGGTATCCTCTCGGTAACTGTCTGCAGTGGTTTTCCAGATGATATAACTCTTGACTCAATCAGTCTTACATTAATGGCAACATCTAATGCAGACGAAGGTGCAAAG GCATTGAAAAGTTCTACAGCTATAGTGTTACATCCTGGTCGGAATACTATTACCTTGGATCTACCATCTCAGAAACCAGGATCGTATGTTCTTGGAGTTCTTACTGGGCAGATTGGGCAATTGAGGTTTAGATCTCATGGTTTTTCAAAAGTTGGTCCTACAGAAAGCGATGATGTTATGAGTTATGAAAAGCCAGCTAAGCCCATTTTGAAG GTTTCCAAACCTAGAGCCCTTGTTGATCTTGATGCCGCTGTTTCATCTGCTTTGTTAATAAATGAACACCAATGGGTTGGCATTTTAGTTCGGCCATTAAATTACTCCCTCAAGGCTGCTGTCTTGCATATTGATACGGGTCCAGGATTGGAGATTGAAGAGACACACATAATTGAGATGGAAAGCTATGCTGGTGTATCAGAGAATGATGATGTCGAGGTGCAGAAAGATGGTGCTCAGATAGATTCTTTAAATTCTGAGAAAAAGTTTGAACGATCGAATCTAAATGATGGTAAAATAGTGTTTCCGAATTGGGCAAGCGACACTCCTTCTATACTTTGGGTTCTAATTCGTGCCATCAGTGACACACTCAACAGAGGATCATCTTCAG TCACAACAAGGAGAGAGAGTATTGTAGATGGAATGAGAACGATAGCTTTAAAACTTGAATTTGGAGCATTCCACAATCAGATATTTGAAAG GACCCTAGCAGTGCATTTTACACATCCTTTCTATGTGAGGACACGTGTTACGGATAAATGCAATGATGGTACACTGCTTCTGCAG GTAATACTTCACTCTGAAGTAAAGGCTGTGTTGACCATATACGATGCTTGGATTGATCTTCAAGATGGATTTGTTCATTCTGGACAAACTGAGGGTAGACCTAAATCAAGCTTCTTCCCACTAATCATATCTCCCACTTCCAAAGCAGGAATTTTGTTCAGTATCTTCCTAGACAAGACAAATGCAGAAG aaGCCATGAAGCAACCAGAAAGCatattaaatatcaaatatgGAATTTCTGGTGATAGAACAATCGGAGCCCATCCTCCTTTTATAAATGAATCTACTGGAGTTGATGGTGCTAGACAGGAGTTGATCTTCAAGAGTGTAATTGTTTTGCAAAGGCCTGTGCTTGATCCGTGCCTCGCCGTTGGATTTCTTCCTCTCCCTTCAGATGGCCTAAGAGTTGGACAACTTGTTAAGATGCAATGGAGGGTGGAAAGGTTGAAAGATTTGAATGAGAGAGAAATTTCTGAACAGAAT GATGAGGTTCTGTACGAGGTAAATGCAAATTCTGGAAATTGGATGATTGCTGGAAGAAAAAGAGGGCATGTATCTCTCTCCAAAAATCAAG GTGCAAGAATAATTATCACAGTATTATGCATGCCACTAGTGGCGGGTTATGTGCGTCCTCCTCTACTTGGGTTGCCAGAAATTGAAGAGGCAAATATAAGGTGCAAACCGTCTGGGCCACATCTAGTTTGTGTTTTGCCACCAACGCTCAGCTCATCCTACTGTGTTCCAGTTAATTCATGA
- the LOC25487395 gene encoding G-type lectin S-receptor-like serine/threonine-protein kinase SD2-5 — protein sequence MGTKHWFLSYVVVGLFISTLLIMSKPCLCDIQYIGTISPGMEASPMSFIDEKSKFLVSKDRNFVFGFVTTVNDNTKFLLAIVHMASSIVLWTANRALPVSNVDNFVFDKKGNAYLQRNGTVIWSTNTISKTMELQDTGNLVLLGNDDNNTVIWQSFSYPTDTLMPSQDFKEGMKLTSEPSSNNLTYVLEIKSGDVVLSAGFKTPQTYWTMQNDNRKTINKNGDVVAFANLSDNSWRFYDNNKSLLWQFIVSDIHASWIAVLGKDGVITFSNLNGTGSNSDASLRIPRDPCGTPEPCDPYGICSNNRMCSCPLVLLPSCKPGFASPCDDESKRSVEFLKVDDGLGYFALDFLHPYSNTDLSSCQTSCLGNCSCLAMFFHRSSGNCFLLDSVGSFQKSDDADSSGYVSYIKVARDGGQRSNKHIIVVVIVVIITFLILLFMGVLYYKKKKRLPRENSEEENFLENLTGMPIRFRYKDLEVATNNFSVKLGQGGFGSVYKGLLPDGTELAVKKLEGIGQGKKEFRAEVSIIGSIHHHNLVRLKGFCADGNHRLLVYEYMANNSLDKWIFKNKKSEFLLDWDTRFSIALGTAKGLAYLHQECDSKIVHCDIKPENVLLDDHFIAKVSDFGLAKLMNREESHVFTTLRGTRGYLAPEWITNYAISEKSDVYSYGMVLLEIIAGRKNYDPNETSEKFNFPRFAFKMMEEGKMRDIIDSEMKIDDENDDRVHCAINVALWCIQEDMSMRPSMTKVVQMLEGLCTVPKPPKSSNEGKTSSSSDAYLSAVSLSGPR from the coding sequence ATGGGAACAAAACATTGGTTTTTAtcctatgttgttgttggtcTTTTCATCTCCACCCTATTGATCATGTCCAAACCGTGTTTATGTGATATTCAATATATTGGCACAATCTCACCTGGGATGGAAGCTTCTCCAATGAGTTTTATTGACGAAAAGTCGAAGTTCCTCGTCTCAAAGgatagaaattttgtttttggttttgtcACCACCGTAAACGACAACACCAAGTTTCTATTAGCAATCGTCCACATGGCTAGCTCCATCGTGCTTTGGACTGCTAATAGAGCATTACCAGTTTCCAATGTtgataattttgtgtttgataaaaaagGAAATGCCTATTTACAGAGGAATGGAACTGTGATCTGGTCTACAAACACAATTAGCAAAACAATGGAATTGCAAGACACTGGAAATTTGGTTTTGCTTGGTAACGACGACAATAATACGGTAATTTGGCAAAGTTTTAGTTATCCAACTGATACTTTAATGCCTTCACAAGATTTCAAAGAGGGAATGAAACTTACCAGTGAACCTAGTTCAAATAACTTGACCTATGTTCTTGAGATCAAATCTGGTGATGTTGTTCTTTCAGCTGGTTTCAAAACTCCACAGACTTATTGGACTATGCAGAATGATAACCGTAAAACGATTAACAAGAATGGTGATGTTGTGGCTTTTGCAAATCTCAGTGATAATTCTTGGAGGTTCTATGATAACAATAAGTCTTTGTTATGGCAATTCATTGTCTCTGATATACATGCAAGTTGGATTGCAGTTTTAGGAAAAGACGGTGTCATTACTTTCTCGAATCTCAACGGTACTGGATCAAACAGTGATGCTTCACTAAGAATACCAAGAGATCCTTGTGGTACACCAGAACCTTGTGATCCCTACGGAATATGCTCAAACAACCGTATGTGTAGCTGTCCTCTTGTTCTTCTTCCTAGTTGTAAACCAGGTTTTGCCTCTCCTTGCGATGATGAATCAAAAAGATCTGTTGAATTTCTGAAAGTTGATGATGGACTTGGTTACTTTGCGCTTGATTTTCTTCATCCCTATTCGAATACTGATTTATCCAGTTGTCAAACATCATGTCTTGGAAATTGCTCTTGTCTTGCAATGTTCTTTCATAGAAGTTCAGGGAACTGTTTCTTGTTGGACAGTGTTGGAAGTTTTCAGAAATCTGATGATGCTGATTCTTCTGGTTATGTTTCTTACATTAAGGTTGCTCGTGATGGAGGTCAAAGAAGCAATAAGCACATCATAGTTGTTGTGATTGTTGTCATAATAACTTTTCTTATTCTGCTCTTTATGGGGGTTCTATactacaagaaaaagaaaaggttaCCTCGAGAGaattcagaagaagaaaatttcTTGGAGAATTTAACCGGCATGCCAATCCGTTTCCGCTATAAAGATCTTGAAGTTGCAACTAATAACTTCTCTGTGAAACTTGGTCAAGGAGGTTTTGGATCAGTTTATAAAGGACTTCTACCTGATGGGACTGAATTAGCTGTGAAGAAGCTGGAAGGTATTGGTCAAGGGAAGAAAGAGTTCAGAGCTGAAGTTAGTATCATCGGAAGCATTCATCACCATAATTTGGTAAGGCTTAAAGGATTTTGTGCAGATGGAAATCATAGGCTTCTAGTTTACGAGTACATGGCTAATAACTCATTGGATAAATGGATattcaagaacaaaaaaagtgaatttcttTTGGATTGGGATACAAGGTTTAGTATAGCATTAGGAACAGCAAAAGGACTTGCTTATCTGCATCAAGAGTGTGATTCAAAGATTGTTCATTGTGACATCAAACCTGAAAATGTACTTCTAGATGATCATTTCATTGCCAAAGTTTCAGACTTTGGTTTAGCCAAGCTTATGAATAGAGAAGAAAGCCATGTTTTTACTACATTAAGAGGAACTCGTGGCTACCTTGCACCCGAGTGGATAACAAACTATGCTATATCAGAGAAAAGCGATGTATACAGCTATGGGATGGTGTTGCTAGAGATAATTGCGGGAAGGAAGAATTATGATCCTAATGAGACTTCGGAGAAATTCAATTTCCCTCGTTTTGCTTTTAAGATGATGGAAGAAGGTAAAATGAGAGATATCATTGATTCAGAGATGAAAATagatgatgagaatgatgatAGGGTTCATTGTGCTATAAATGTTGCATTGTGGTGTATACAGGAAGACATGTCTATGAGACCTTCCATGACAAAAGTTGTTCAAATGTTAGAGGGTCTTTGCACTGTTCCTAAACCACCAAAATCCTCTAATGAAGGAAAAACCTCCTCTTCTTCTGATGCTTATCTATCAGCGGTTAGTCTTTCAGGACCAAGATAG